Proteins from one Leptonema illini DSM 21528 genomic window:
- a CDS encoding ATP-binding protein, translating to MIGRLLKKELEYRLANLPAVVLLGPRQVGKTTLALQLSGDALYLDLESEQDRSRLEEAELYLSTRLQRPVILDEVHRQPGLFPVLRGLIDQARREGKRTNLYLLLGSASLDLLRQSGESLAGRVSYLELTPFTILEIRSEERMSLWVRGGFPESFLSRTDALSDMWRRDFIRTYLEREIPQFGSRISGTMLRRFWTMLAHLQGELHNAAHLARNLGVDGKTVASYLDLLVDLFLVRRLPAYHTNAGKRLVRSPRIYIRDSGVLHSLLAIPDHDTLLSHPVLGASWEGFVIENLLAHAPADVQPFFYRTAGGAEIDLLLVLPDGKLWAIEIKHGLKPRPEKGFYSACDDLKPDRQFVVYSGDERYPLSREIEAISLTELSRMLLEMREAAFS from the coding sequence ATGATTGGGCGATTGCTAAAGAAAGAGCTGGAATATCGGCTGGCCAACCTGCCGGCCGTTGTTCTGCTCGGACCGAGACAGGTGGGTAAAACAACGCTGGCATTGCAGCTTTCCGGTGACGCCCTGTATCTGGATCTCGAATCAGAGCAGGACCGGTCCCGGCTCGAGGAGGCCGAGCTTTATCTATCAACCCGCCTTCAGCGGCCTGTTATTCTGGATGAGGTCCATCGCCAGCCCGGACTGTTCCCCGTTTTGCGCGGCCTCATCGATCAAGCGCGTCGTGAGGGGAAGCGTACCAACCTGTACCTTTTACTCGGATCAGCCTCCCTGGATCTACTGAGACAATCCGGCGAGTCCCTGGCCGGTCGCGTAAGCTACCTCGAGCTGACTCCGTTTACCATCCTTGAAATTCGCTCTGAAGAGCGCATGAGTCTCTGGGTACGGGGTGGATTCCCGGAGAGCTTTCTCTCAAGAACGGACGCCCTGAGCGACATGTGGCGCCGGGATTTTATTCGGACTTATCTGGAACGCGAAATTCCTCAGTTCGGATCCCGGATCTCTGGTACCATGTTGCGCCGTTTCTGGACGATGCTTGCCCATCTTCAGGGAGAACTGCATAATGCCGCCCATCTGGCCCGCAATCTGGGCGTAGACGGAAAGACCGTCGCCTCGTATCTGGACCTGCTTGTTGACCTCTTCCTTGTACGGCGTCTTCCCGCATATCATACGAATGCAGGGAAGAGATTGGTACGCTCACCTCGCATCTATATTCGTGATAGCGGCGTGCTACATAGCCTGCTTGCCATTCCCGATCACGATACGCTGCTCTCCCATCCCGTTCTCGGGGCGAGCTGGGAGGGCTTTGTGATCGAGAATCTGCTCGCTCATGCCCCTGCCGACGTGCAACCTTTCTTCTATCGCACAGCCGGAGGCGCGGAAATTGACCTTTTGCTTGTATTGCCCGATGGAAAACTCTGGGCCATCGAAATCAAACACGGTCTGAAACCCCGACCCGAAAAGGGGTTCTACTCCGCCTGTGACGATCTGAAGCCGGACCGGCAGTTCGTCGTTTATTCAGGGGATGAGCGCTATCCGCTTTCAAGAGAGATAGAAGCCATTTCCCTTACCGAGCTATCCCGGATGCTACTTGAAATGCGTGAGGCCGCTTTTTCGTGA
- a CDS encoding ferredoxin--NADP reductase, whose amino-acid sequence MRSLTVRSVSRQTEHLYHVQMAEIVPEFKHPGQYAIVVDSVTDKEKKAYYAFSSLPGEPVSFLLKDDGAASALCHAQPGYTVELLSVEGAGFQTGDVTGPMLLFSMGSGLGPFRSLIRSVLSSPDQNPDLELELWHGAFTEADLPYRDEIEAWQKQGLRFVGCYDREGLMQNAVQRLQQAAPDLSDATVFWVGSRDFGESLQKTTLALGLRPERFRSNFG is encoded by the coding sequence GTGAGATCATTGACCGTAAGATCCGTATCCCGGCAAACCGAGCATCTCTATCACGTTCAGATGGCCGAGATCGTTCCCGAATTCAAGCATCCCGGTCAATATGCGATTGTGGTCGATAGCGTGACCGATAAAGAGAAGAAAGCCTATTATGCCTTCTCGTCCCTTCCGGGCGAGCCGGTCAGCTTTCTTTTGAAAGACGACGGCGCAGCTTCTGCTCTCTGCCATGCGCAGCCGGGTTATACCGTTGAGCTGCTTTCTGTTGAGGGGGCGGGGTTTCAAACGGGCGACGTTACGGGACCGATGCTGCTTTTTTCTATGGGATCAGGGCTTGGCCCGTTTCGTTCGCTGATTCGCTCGGTATTGTCTTCGCCCGACCAGAACCCCGACCTCGAACTCGAACTCTGGCACGGAGCCTTCACCGAGGCAGATCTGCCTTATCGCGACGAGATTGAGGCCTGGCAGAAGCAGGGCCTCCGCTTTGTCGGATGCTATGATCGTGAGGGCCTGATGCAGAATGCCGTGCAGCGATTGCAGCAGGCCGCTCCCGACCTGTCAGACGCGACGGTATTCTGGGTGGGCTCGCGCGACTTCGGCGAGTCTCTGCAGAAGACGACGCTTGCCCTGGGGCTCAGGCCGGAGCGCTTTCGATCGAATTTCGGATGA
- a CDS encoding DinB family protein codes for MQRDELIAATRAYQTKLGSIFEKMPLQVYAAKPIKGWSPAQNLNHILKVNRLISMLFGPLRFGSALAAFRHIPERSIEGLKEQYLESLRRGFTAGAFSPSRLQKVSEEDRREALARLAETTALFCERISRWSEEDLDRVKFPHPAVGPVTAREMAHFTLFHAQHHMGVVASRHPDQVPLAELARLI; via the coding sequence ATGCAACGCGACGAACTCATTGCGGCGACCAGAGCCTATCAAACAAAACTTGGCTCCATCTTTGAAAAGATGCCGCTCCAGGTCTATGCTGCGAAACCCATAAAAGGATGGAGCCCCGCCCAGAACCTGAACCATATCCTGAAAGTAAACCGGCTCATCTCAATGCTTTTCGGTCCGTTGCGCTTCGGATCAGCGCTTGCCGCATTTCGACACATTCCAGAGCGATCGATCGAAGGCCTGAAAGAACAGTATCTCGAAAGCCTGCGTCGCGGATTCACGGCCGGCGCCTTCTCGCCCTCCCGTCTGCAAAAGGTCTCAGAAGAAGACAGACGCGAAGCTCTTGCCCGGCTTGCCGAAACGACCGCTCTCTTCTGCGAGCGAATCAGTCGCTGGAGCGAAGAAGATCTCGATCGGGTAAAGTTTCCACATCCGGCCGTCGGACCGGTGACGGCAAGAGAGATGGCGCATTTCACCCTCTTTCATGCGCAGCATCACATGGGCGTCGTCGCCTCACGACATCCCGATCAGGTTCCGTTAGCCGAACTGGCACGTCTCATCTGA
- a CDS encoding STAS domain-containing protein codes for MSAPREHRTDRVHILLEGGLWRIQPLTRLDLTFSDEFLKDASRMLSQEPTDAICDLSLVPYMSSSGVKALLNIQQFLKAHRFQLVLCNLTPEVQKLVELSELVNVFTIVKDRDAALKRLGI; via the coding sequence ATGAGCGCGCCCCGTGAACATCGAACTGATCGCGTGCATATTCTGCTCGAGGGCGGACTGTGGCGTATTCAGCCGTTAACGCGACTGGACCTCACGTTTTCTGATGAGTTCCTGAAAGACGCTTCGCGTATGCTTTCTCAGGAGCCGACCGACGCCATCTGCGATCTTTCGCTTGTGCCGTATATGTCCTCTTCGGGCGTAAAGGCTCTGCTCAACATCCAGCAATTCCTCAAGGCGCACCGATTCCAGCTCGTACTCTGTAACCTGACGCCTGAAGTGCAGAAGCTGGTCGAGCTGTCTGAACTCGTCAACGTTTTCACAATCGTGAAAGATCGCGACGCCGCCCTGAAACGACTGGGCATCTGA
- a CDS encoding class I SAM-dependent methyltransferase, protein MGLYCSHTGKPLKKRRRTGEAFAWSDEGLLYSLNAYPLSYEEDYFLADYERTYGRSYEEDEANLRLLARRRLHHLKPLTNERPGSLLEIGCAAGFFLDEARTSGFDVTGIEISAWGCNLARKKGLRVLHSSFIEPTLEGEALLQKERFDVVAAFYVIEHFADQRRVFETISSLLKPGGFFLCALPSIHGPLFDYDFKKWEQTHPADHYVDYSPVSIKQILPLYNLRALRFFPASYHPERSGGFLRRLPTSVYRMYADRAAYGDTLEFVAQKFA, encoded by the coding sequence ATGGGCCTCTATTGCTCGCATACGGGAAAGCCTCTGAAGAAACGCCGGCGCACCGGTGAGGCCTTTGCGTGGTCCGACGAGGGTCTGCTCTATTCTCTGAATGCCTATCCCCTCTCGTATGAAGAGGATTATTTTCTCGCAGACTATGAACGCACCTATGGACGCAGCTACGAAGAAGACGAAGCCAACCTGCGCCTGCTTGCCCGGCGAAGACTGCATCATTTAAAACCGCTGACGAACGAACGACCCGGTAGCCTGCTCGAAATCGGATGCGCTGCGGGTTTCTTTCTTGATGAGGCCCGAACATCGGGCTTTGACGTTACCGGTATTGAAATCTCAGCATGGGGATGCAACCTTGCGCGAAAGAAAGGGCTTCGCGTCCTGCATTCCTCGTTCATCGAACCGACGCTCGAAGGCGAAGCTCTTTTGCAGAAAGAACGCTTCGACGTTGTCGCCGCCTTCTATGTGATCGAACATTTTGCAGATCAGAGAAGGGTCTTTGAAACGATCTCTTCTCTCTTAAAACCGGGGGGCTTTTTCCTCTGCGCCCTGCCCTCCATTCACGGTCCACTTTTCGACTATGACTTCAAGAAATGGGAGCAGACGCATCCGGCCGATCACTACGTCGATTACAGCCCCGTTTCCATAAAACAGATACTTCCTCTGTATAACCTGCGGGCGTTACGATTCTTTCCGGCCTCGTATCATCCGGAACGCAGCGGCGGATTTCTCAGGCGATTGCCGACATCGGTGTACAGAATGTACGCCGATAGAGCGGCCTACGGTGATACGCTGGAATTTGTAGCACAGAAGTTTGCATGA
- a CDS encoding acyltransferase family protein, with amino-acid sequence MRLPGREARDFFSCNISRSASSDSVESIPNIFLKARSALRSVVVDLFARNDGEIEALNGLRALAILAVLLLHLYVPAGPYLGVPFASLDRFARNLTSGVDLFFVLSGFLVYSHLVAKPMNRHALLAYARKRARRILPAYIFALIGAAIYVYNLIGSLERAGQHEMAYRLTTSLSSAWTDLLFVSNYSADRLLEPGWSLSVEVHFYLLLPLLVLAFQRLQSRARLALLVVLFMIPTLLRLYWHDDGMIYFYTHTRLDGIFAGMIVAELIQVDSSRLLKGGLSIVAAALLLIGHLCEIDGFFYRTFRYAFFAAGFAMLLFLAVRSSKSSLFGRLLSSTALRFIARISYTLYLWHPIFLTVGLRQIGVNPDSEITHVFLGWLYALVVAAAGSTMLYLAIERPFQMRRASSANGT; translated from the coding sequence TTGCGTTTACCGGGCCGCGAGGCCCGGGATTTTTTTTCTTGTAATATTTCCCGATCTGCATCTTCTGATTCTGTCGAATCGATTCCGAACATCTTTCTGAAAGCGCGATCTGCCCTGAGGTCTGTCGTCGTTGATCTTTTTGCCCGTAACGATGGCGAGATCGAGGCGCTGAATGGTCTGCGCGCTCTTGCCATCCTGGCCGTCCTTTTGCTGCATCTGTATGTGCCTGCCGGCCCGTATCTTGGCGTTCCGTTCGCGTCTCTGGATCGATTTGCGCGCAACCTGACCTCGGGCGTCGATCTCTTCTTTGTTTTAAGCGGCTTTCTGGTCTACAGCCACCTTGTGGCGAAACCGATGAATCGGCATGCTTTACTGGCCTACGCACGTAAGAGAGCCCGCCGTATATTGCCTGCCTACATTTTCGCCCTAATCGGGGCGGCCATTTATGTGTATAACCTGATCGGTTCGCTGGAGAGGGCCGGCCAGCATGAGATGGCCTACCGGCTAACGACGTCTCTTTCTTCTGCGTGGACCGATCTGCTTTTTGTTTCGAATTACTCCGCCGATCGCCTTCTTGAGCCGGGCTGGTCACTTTCCGTAGAGGTGCACTTCTATCTACTTCTGCCGTTGCTTGTGCTCGCTTTTCAACGCTTGCAGAGCAGAGCACGTCTGGCGTTGCTCGTCGTCCTGTTTATGATTCCGACGCTTTTGCGCCTCTACTGGCACGACGATGGCATGATCTACTTTTATACGCATACCCGTCTGGATGGGATCTTTGCCGGCATGATCGTCGCTGAGCTGATTCAGGTAGATTCGTCGCGGCTTTTAAAGGGCGGCCTTTCTATTGTTGCAGCGGCTCTCTTGCTTATCGGTCATCTCTGTGAAATCGACGGATTCTTCTATCGTACGTTTCGATACGCGTTCTTTGCCGCGGGGTTTGCGATGCTTCTTTTTCTCGCAGTTAGGTCATCGAAGTCGTCGCTGTTCGGTCGACTTCTGTCTTCGACCGCTCTGCGTTTTATCGCGCGCATCAGCTATACGCTGTATCTGTGGCATCCGATCTTCCTGACGGTGGGCCTGCGGCAGATCGGAGTTAACCCCGATAGCGAAATCACGCACGTCTTCCTGGGCTGGCTGTACGCTCTTGTCGTTGCAGCGGCCGGATCTACGATGCTCTATCTTGCGATAGAGCGTCCTTTTCAGATGAGACGTGCCAGTTCGGCTAACGGAACCTGA
- the pyrC gene encoding dihydroorotase, translated as MFVWRMADLLIRKPDDWHIHLRDGAALKLTVPQAARQFGRVIAMPNLRPPVDSIEAARDYRTRILDALPSEYRNRFHPITPLYLTDRITPSVIEEAVKTDYIKAVKLYPAGATTNSESGVADLAPFYDVFEAMQKHRMPLLIHGEVTDMQVDVFDRERVFVERQLHPLRERFPELPMVLEHVSSKEGVRFVEIHERHTAATITVHHMLLTRNDIFQGGLQPHHFCLPVVKTEEDRQAVRAAAFSGKPCFFAGTDSAPHARHKKESACGSAGIYTAHAAVELYAEIFDEEGMLDRLEAFLSEYGARFYGLELGQEKVRLVRTPWTVPDSYDMGGDELIPFRAGRSVSFRLEEDR; from the coding sequence ATGTTCGTCTGGCGCATGGCCGATCTTCTGATCCGTAAACCCGACGACTGGCATATTCATCTGCGCGACGGAGCGGCGTTGAAGCTGACGGTACCGCAGGCGGCACGGCAGTTCGGCAGAGTCATCGCCATGCCCAATCTACGTCCGCCCGTAGATTCGATCGAGGCCGCCCGCGATTATAGAACTCGCATTCTCGATGCCCTTCCATCGGAGTATCGCAATCGTTTTCATCCGATCACGCCGCTTTATTTAACCGATCGGATAACGCCTTCGGTGATCGAAGAGGCCGTGAAGACCGATTATATTAAGGCCGTGAAGCTTTATCCGGCCGGAGCGACGACGAATTCCGAATCTGGAGTCGCCGACCTTGCCCCTTTTTATGATGTGTTCGAGGCGATGCAGAAGCATCGCATGCCTCTCTTGATTCACGGAGAGGTGACCGATATGCAGGTCGACGTCTTCGATCGCGAGCGTGTTTTTGTCGAACGACAGCTTCATCCGCTTCGTGAGCGCTTTCCCGAGCTGCCGATGGTGCTCGAACATGTCTCTTCGAAAGAAGGCGTGCGCTTTGTCGAGATCCATGAGCGACATACGGCGGCGACCATCACCGTGCATCACATGTTGCTTACGCGAAACGATATCTTTCAGGGCGGCCTGCAGCCGCATCACTTCTGTCTGCCCGTCGTGAAAACCGAAGAGGATCGTCAGGCCGTGCGTGCCGCCGCCTTCTCGGGCAAGCCATGTTTTTTTGCCGGCACGGATAGCGCGCCGCATGCCCGCCATAAAAAGGAATCGGCGTGTGGGTCGGCGGGCATCTATACGGCGCATGCAGCCGTCGAACTCTATGCAGAGATCTTCGACGAAGAAGGCATGCTGGATCGTCTTGAGGCCTTTTTAAGCGAATACGGCGCTCGGTTTTACGGGCTTGAGTTAGGGCAGGAAAAGGTTCGCCTTGTTCGCACGCCGTGGACGGTGCCCGATAGCTATGACATGGGCGGAGATGAGTTAATTCCGTTTCGTGCAGGGCGTTCCGTTTCTTTCCGCCTGGAGGAAGACCGATGA
- a CDS encoding endonuclease III domain-containing protein, with translation MPVFLPVYERLLHQLGPSRWWPAESPFEVIVGAILTQNTSWKNVEKALTSLRAATELQAEQILRLSQEDLAQLIRSSGYFNQKAARLQGFLRWFERFDFSVDTLRASASSEELRRQLLEQKGIGPETADSILCYALNLPFFVVDAYSFRLAERLQLGIPLKYEPFRLAVESEFRRRFTEADLTAHLNEFHALIVRHGNTLCRKRDPQCAECVLGRAKPAKGLTSGLRFRSCRYDTRSV, from the coding sequence GTGCCCGTTTTTCTGCCCGTCTACGAACGTCTGCTGCACCAGCTCGGGCCTTCGCGCTGGTGGCCGGCCGAGAGCCCCTTCGAGGTCATCGTCGGAGCCATTCTGACCCAGAACACAAGCTGGAAGAACGTCGAAAAGGCCCTGACATCCCTGAGAGCGGCCACCGAATTACAGGCGGAGCAGATCCTGAGACTCTCTCAGGAGGATCTGGCTCAGCTCATCCGCTCCTCCGGATATTTCAACCAGAAAGCGGCGCGGCTGCAGGGCTTTCTGCGCTGGTTTGAGCGCTTTGATTTCTCGGTCGATACGCTGCGTGCCTCTGCTTCTTCGGAGGAACTGCGTCGACAGCTTCTGGAGCAGAAAGGCATCGGTCCTGAGACGGCCGATTCAATCCTCTGCTATGCCCTGAATCTGCCCTTTTTTGTCGTCGATGCCTACAGTTTTCGTCTGGCCGAGCGATTGCAGCTCGGTATTCCCCTGAAATACGAGCCCTTTCGCCTTGCCGTCGAGTCGGAGTTCCGACGTCGTTTCACGGAGGCCGATCTGACCGCCCATCTGAACGAATTCCACGCGCTGATCGTGCGGCACGGGAACACGCTCTGTCGAAAAAGAGACCCCCAATGCGCTGAATGCGTCCTCGGGCGGGCAAAACCGGCGAAGGGATTGACGTCGGGACTTCGCTTTCGATCGTGCAGGTATGATACGCGCTCTGTTTAA
- a CDS encoding phosphoribosyltransferase: MTEMIALQSAPITRELTLSHAAFRDMAIGLYHRLEPLKARYEAILCPLRGGFYLSDFLSRRLGLPVEYIHLTSYQGFESSEFVVYFKPALKSGARYLICDDILATGRTMAKIQELYSESSFDGAFLYRHIQRSLPFEQTLFAREVDESVWVRFPWEDESTDF, from the coding sequence ATGACCGAAATGATCGCATTGCAAAGCGCTCCGATAACGCGGGAACTCACGCTTTCTCATGCGGCGTTTCGCGATATGGCGATCGGTCTGTATCACAGGCTTGAACCGCTGAAGGCGCGATATGAGGCCATCCTCTGCCCTCTGCGCGGCGGCTTTTATCTGTCGGATTTTCTCTCCCGTAGATTGGGCCTGCCCGTCGAGTATATTCATCTCACATCGTATCAGGGCTTTGAATCGAGCGAATTCGTCGTCTATTTCAAGCCCGCCCTGAAGTCCGGAGCGCGCTACCTGATCTGCGACGATATTCTCGCCACGGGGCGAACGATGGCAAAGATCCAGGAGCTGTACTCGGAATCGAGCTTTGACGGGGCTTTTCTGTATCGTCACATCCAGCGATCCCTGCCTTTCGAGCAGACGCTCTTTGCCCGTGAGGTCGATGAATCGGTCTGGGTGCGCTTCCCCTGGGAGGATGAGTCGACGGATTTTTGA
- a CDS encoding LruC domain-containing protein yields the protein MRFDRKWPVAIALLAAIILLASCSKKKKPFLFLPLAEGGSGTSLPIGDGSTPASEDQSANAEIADQTGETDFNFQTTQEITVDVTITDPNGPVDGAIVNITDPDQGGISVFQGVTDENGNVSGQLTIPTTSDELELVVQVGETVATQPISTDNLIGIDRDIEFTQPTDATQIADADADGVPDGLDYYPQDATRSSRLIYPAGGVSVVAFEDLYPTAGDADFNDFVVQVKNEEDRDAKGQVVRLRGEYRVLARGAGYKHNLFLNLPGHGVAHIVVRDGAGQVVADLTRSLSSFEALPVFPKSIDYFANPAMGSAALFDSSVLCPGMCNVSEGSQYVKGYTAEVEVIFEEPAPTLSAAPYDLFIYVLNTQKQIHFPGMVAGATDPYIDANGFPWALKMPAEWNWPLEKKHIESGYPQFKSWYESRGATNRDWYLQTTPESSDNLYRYFSRSPIAAYVLQYGLSHQSLLWAFVSVMLTGLIVLLFLKGRSEFEA from the coding sequence ATGAGATTCGATCGAAAATGGCCCGTTGCCATTGCACTCTTAGCCGCCATCATACTTCTTGCATCGTGCTCCAAAAAGAAGAAGCCGTTTCTCTTTCTGCCTCTGGCCGAAGGCGGTTCGGGAACGAGCCTGCCCATCGGCGACGGCTCTACGCCTGCGTCTGAAGATCAGAGCGCCAATGCCGAAATCGCCGATCAGACGGGCGAAACCGACTTCAATTTTCAAACGACGCAGGAGATCACCGTTGACGTGACGATTACCGATCCGAACGGTCCGGTTGACGGAGCGATCGTAAACATTACCGATCCCGATCAGGGAGGTATCTCGGTTTTTCAGGGCGTTACCGATGAGAACGGAAATGTAAGCGGGCAGCTTACGATTCCGACCACGTCAGACGAGCTGGAACTGGTCGTGCAGGTCGGCGAAACGGTGGCAACGCAGCCCATCTCTACCGACAATCTGATCGGCATCGACCGCGACATTGAATTCACTCAGCCCACCGACGCTACACAGATCGCCGATGCCGACGCAGACGGAGTTCCCGATGGACTTGACTACTATCCGCAAGATGCGACGCGTTCGTCGAGATTGATTTATCCGGCCGGCGGCGTTTCTGTCGTCGCCTTTGAGGATCTGTACCCGACGGCAGGAGACGCCGACTTCAACGACTTCGTCGTTCAGGTGAAGAACGAAGAGGACAGAGATGCAAAAGGACAGGTCGTACGTCTTCGCGGCGAGTATCGCGTGCTTGCACGCGGCGCCGGTTATAAGCATAATCTTTTCTTGAATCTGCCGGGGCATGGAGTCGCCCATATCGTCGTGCGCGACGGCGCCGGGCAGGTCGTGGCAGATCTGACGCGCAGCCTTTCGTCTTTCGAGGCATTGCCTGTTTTCCCGAAAAGCATCGATTACTTTGCGAATCCTGCTATGGGCAGTGCAGCTCTGTTCGATTCAAGCGTCTTGTGCCCGGGCATGTGTAACGTGTCCGAAGGCTCGCAGTATGTGAAGGGATATACTGCCGAGGTTGAGGTTATCTTTGAAGAGCCGGCTCCTACGCTTTCGGCCGCTCCCTACGATCTTTTTATCTATGTTCTCAATACGCAGAAGCAGATCCACTTTCCCGGAATGGTCGCCGGAGCGACCGATCCTTATATCGACGCGAACGGATTCCCCTGGGCTCTGAAAATGCCGGCGGAGTGGAACTGGCCGCTTGAGAAGAAGCATATCGAGTCCGGTTATCCGCAGTTTAAATCCTGGTATGAATCGCGCGGAGCTACGAACCGCGACTGGTATCTGCAAACGACACCGGAATCATCTGACAATCTTTATCGTTATTTCAGCCGGAGCCCCATCGCCGCCTATGTTCTACAGTACGGACTGTCACATCAGTCCCTGCTGTGGGCCTTTGTTTCGGTGATGCTGACCGGCCTGATCGTCCTGCTCTTCCTCAAAGGACGGTCTGAATTCGAGGCGTAA
- a CDS encoding J domain-containing protein encodes MDRQALRTFGFDSLPDADRLQRRYRELLFAHHPDHSASTEAGRQTAEIVRAYRLLRKQLRDRTGAVLPDEQIYQLIESDQHRIALPLNSVIGFVRTDETEIQSLFLSAIARYREESYIIYTLRGGNVSAARCSGWLLLLNGQRRSGLLFSQKPERIQFSSLGEGMLMGGHDGSTFVLAGQQYRIPRL; translated from the coding sequence ATGGATCGCCAGGCTCTGCGCACCTTCGGATTTGATTCGCTGCCCGATGCAGATCGTCTGCAGCGACGTTACCGTGAGCTTCTGTTCGCGCATCATCCCGATCATAGCGCTTCAACCGAGGCGGGCCGACAGACGGCCGAGATCGTCAGGGCCTACCGACTGCTCCGCAAACAGCTTCGAGATCGCACTGGCGCAGTGCTGCCCGATGAGCAGATCTATCAGCTGATTGAATCCGATCAGCATCGTATCGCCCTTCCCTTGAATAGCGTTATCGGCTTTGTTCGCACCGACGAAACCGAGATTCAAAGCCTCTTTCTGTCTGCCATCGCCCGCTACAGAGAAGAATCTTACATCATCTACACGCTTCGCGGAGGCAACGTATCGGCGGCGCGATGCAGCGGCTGGCTGCTGCTTCTGAACGGGCAGCGACGGAGCGGCCTGCTCTTCTCACAGAAACCAGAACGCATTCAGTTTTCGTCTCTTGGCGAGGGCATGCTTATGGGCGGCCACGACGGATCGACCTTCGTTCTCGCTGGACAGCAGTACCGGATTCCCCGACTGTGA
- a CDS encoding class I SAM-dependent methyltransferase — protein sequence MIRALFKKMKEGTEFLNYGREIIADWGARYLLENGGGVVFDTGCGHGDDLVGIRRRFEELGGEASALRLTGVEGYEPFVKECRALGIETFDLDIERDSLPFADASVDVIVTNQVLEHTKEIFWIMSEYARILKPGGCLIIGVPNLASLHNRLLLLVGLHPTAQQSLSAHVRSFTLSDLKRFTEAGGFFSFVARRGSNFYPFPPAISRPLARLFPSMAWGLFAQFRRSDQQGSFLACLEGEENFLETPFYGGPQRPAHIPLKEKTGARGTVTAARKGVVSPATASAKKSAKKTAKKTRNR from the coding sequence ATGATACGCGCTCTGTTTAAGAAAATGAAAGAGGGAACGGAGTTCCTGAACTACGGTCGTGAAATCATCGCCGACTGGGGGGCGCGCTATCTTCTCGAAAACGGCGGCGGCGTCGTTTTTGATACGGGCTGCGGACACGGCGACGATCTTGTCGGCATCCGACGGCGCTTTGAAGAGCTGGGCGGAGAGGCGTCCGCTCTGCGGCTGACGGGCGTCGAAGGCTACGAGCCTTTTGTTAAAGAGTGTCGGGCTCTTGGCATTGAAACCTTCGATCTTGATATCGAGCGCGACAGCCTTCCTTTCGCCGACGCCTCCGTCGATGTCATCGTCACCAATCAGGTGCTCGAACATACGAAAGAGATCTTCTGGATTATGTCCGAGTACGCTCGCATCCTGAAACCAGGCGGATGTCTGATCATCGGTGTGCCTAACCTTGCCAGCCTGCATAACCGTCTGCTGCTTCTTGTGGGATTGCATCCGACGGCGCAGCAGAGCCTCAGCGCGCATGTTCGCTCTTTCACGTTATCCGACCTGAAGCGGTTTACCGAAGCGGGCGGATTCTTTTCGTTCGTCGCTCGCCGCGGCTCGAACTTTTATCCTTTTCCGCCTGCCATCAGCCGTCCGCTTGCGCGTCTTTTCCCTTCGATGGCCTGGGGGCTTTTCGCGCAGTTCCGGCGTTCCGATCAGCAAGGATCGTTCTTAGCCTGCCTTGAAGGTGAAGAGAATTTTCTCGAGACCCCGTTTTATGGAGGGCCACAGCGTCCTGCGCATATTCCTTTAAAGGAGAAAACAGGGGCGCGCGGAACGGTGACGGCAGCGCGAAAAGGCGTTGTGTCGCCTGCGACTGCGTCCGCAAAGAAATCCGCGAAAAAAACCGCTAAGAAAACGCGCAATCGCTGA